The DNA region ACGGGGTCCGGTCTCGCTGCCGGCGGTTCTTGAACCAGTTGCTGACCTGTGTGAGGGACAGTCCGGTGGCTTTGGCCAGGTTTTTCTTCTCGTCCGGAGTCGGGTACCTGTTGCTCTTGTAGCACTCCTTCAGCGCGTTGCGGGACTTCTCCTTGAAGCAGTACACGGTCTCCTCCCCGTCCCAGATGGTCTTGGGCAGAGGGAACTTCTTCCTGAGCCGGTACTTGTCCACGGCGCCCAGGCTGCGGCCCCGGGACCTCTCCGCCTCCTTGTAGCGGGCTTTCAGGTACAGGTCCTGCAGGAACCCATGGTTGGAGGGGTGGAAGTCGTGGCTCTCCAGGATGGCGTACAGGTCCTTGAACTGCTCCCGGTGGAAGGCCACCAGCGCCTGGGCCTTCAGCAGGGTCTCGTTGCCACGTAGCAACTCGGACGAAGGAGGTATGGTGGAGAGAAATCTCCACAGGCGATCCACATTGCCCGCCTGCAGGAGGGCCTCGCACAGACATGATACTTGGTCAGTGGAAAAACTCAGAGCCGACCTTTGGAAACTTTGGAGTAATTGTTCCGAAATGTGGAGCGCGTCCTGCTCTTGCGTGGAGTCCGCTTTCGTTGGCTCCTCTGGGCTGTTCTCAGATTGTTCTGTAGACTCCAAAGACAAGGAAGCCATTTTTACTTTAACTTTTTTCCACCAgtagttcctcctcctctctccctccctccctccgccgcTCTGCGCTCTCTCCCATTCTCCGCCAGTCGAGCAGACCGTGAATGCGCCTGTGGAGCGACAGCGCTGTGCAGCGTTTAATACCACTAACCTACTTGTTTTGTAACGACGCTGCTGTACCACGTGATTGGCCCACAAAGGCTATTAAATCACTGGAGTGACCAATAAATTAATATGCAGGGGAAAGCTTTGGGATGCTTTGGGAATGTATAAAATAATTTTCTGTGCAACGACTAATACCTTTGcaaaacagtgtgtttgtgtttgttcagccAGACAAGGCCTCCAACAGGATGCAAATGTCTGGTGCGTCTAATGTTTTGTGTTAGTGCAAATAATGCCAGAACAAACACGAGCAATTAAGTGTTGGCTTTTACAAAAGGTAGAATTTGCATAACGACCTACGTGCATTGCGTTTATTAAAAGGGAGAGAACTTCAGCGGTTACAGTATTAGTTCCTGCATTCTGCAACAAACTGGACAAACTAGAAAACCCGATTTATGACAGCCATATTTGAAGGTTGCTTACAAAAAAGATAAGATCTGCAGAATAAGATGAAGGAAATTTACAGACATTATCTCCATCATCCCATAATGGAAAAGTATATTCACTGTGTGGCTGTGGGCTTGATTCAGCCCGACCACTTTTATACAATTTTTTATTagctttctgttttttccatCTTCTTGCTCTGCTCTGCATTTGAAAATACTTTAGTCCACTTCATTTCCGTGGTTTATAATgggctttattttttttttttttttttgaggaatCATTTTTCCATTCACTTGCTGTCTTCGGAACTTTAAAATATATGCTCAACGTCTGtttaaaattcatttaaataaaataatttctatTGAATAGAAGTTTGTGAACCCTTCAAGTTTTAAAAGGTAGAATAGCGCCGCTGTGTGGCTATTTAACACTCCTGTCTGGTAATTGGTTATTTATTGTGTCAATCTTCCATTGATTGGGCGGTTCTTGCCTTACGTATCGCAACGTCTCGGCTGTAATTCCGCGACGCGATTGGTGTTTTCCTCCTTGAAGGCGGGTAGAAAGTTTCATAGTTGGGCGTAGCAGGAAGTGACGTCGAGTGCACTAGCGAGTACACGGTCTCTGCTCCTATATATTAACACTCGTTATGTGTTCATCTGGTTAAATTGTACATTTGACACGAGCGGTTATTTtttggggaaaaggtgtttaaAATACCAACGAGGAAATCATACCTAATTGTAAGTAACTATGACAACCTTGGTCTTTAGCGAAGGGTCTTGTGCATCCAACGTGACTGTACTGCTAGCCACCCAAACAGCTAACGTAGTCTGGGCTAGCTAGATAAAAATGATCAGATATATAATTAGTAATGTACATTTTTTAAGTAAACGGCTCTGTCGTAGCGTAGTGTTGACGTGGGGGACAGTATGGTTAAAGATGCAATAAGACGCCtaattcacatcacatcacaattTTCCTCCGCCTTTCAGGTTTTGGAATATAGCTGGATCCAAACAGTCTGCATGATGGACAGTGGAGTGACAGTAGTTACCAACCCCACTGTGAATGTGCGCTTAACAAGCACCATCTCCTCCTTTGAGGTGCAGCGCAGGTTCAACAGAGGGATCAGTATAGCAGAACTGAAGGTGAGCCTCTTCTAACTGAACGTAAAAAATACGATTGACTACACTACTAGTATTAACTAATGTTGTATATGTGTTGTAATTAGGGAAAGCTGGAGATGGTTGTCGGTGCATCCCCCTCCTGCATGGATCTGGAACTATTCAGTGTTTCTGACAAGTTCTTGCAGAAAATGGATGACAATGAAGCTTTGCTGGGTTCCTATCCTGTGGATGATGACTGCAGAATACACGTATGTAGTATAGcgatatttattttaaatctgtGTCAGAATTTGCATTTAAGTTGACCAGGGTTTATATATTAAACTGTTTACTGTCCTATTTAGTTTTTAGTTGTACGTGCTTCTTATTTGGTCCTATGTCCTCCACAGGTTGTCGATAAAAGTGGGGGTCAGATGAATGAATTCACAGATGTTTCCAAAGTGGAGAAGTTTGAACTTTCAGATGATGCTTATGATAAGAAAACCGGTACGATATGCTGTCCTTCTGCTTCTATCTAGCATCTAATTTCACAATATGAACATTTATCTGTGGTTTGAATATTTAAGTAAAATTATTTCTCTAATTTATTGACTAAATGGGGCTAATGATGCAACAAAGGACAAATTTATCATTACACAATGAATAACAAGGTAATGGACAATAATTGTTGGTAAAGATATCAATGAATAAGATCAATGATTATTTCTgcaatatatataaatgtaatgtCAGAAGGTTAAGTCATAGATGTAATATAAAAAAGGAGCAGTTCAaccttttttattaaacagctgctgcaggattcACAGTTTGTTTGTGAAGTTTACTGTTTTAATGCAAGCCAAGTTTTTCTCTTCTAGGCACAGCAAGGTCATTCATGAAGAAACACCGTATCGGTCAATTCAATGAAGAAGAAGTGGCCAAGAAGAAAGCGGAGCATGCTGCTTTGGAGGAACAACAgaaggctgctgctgatgccatTTCTGTTGGCAGTCGATGCCAAGTGCAGGTCCCTGGGCAGCCCACAAAGCTTGGCACAGTCATGTATGTTGGTAAGTGAGGATGAAGCTTAGTTGGCTTACTGTACTTTCTTTATGGTCTTTGAGGAGTTTGTCTTCACCAGAGCAgactttgttatttttttatggtGATTAATTACACAGTCTATGCAAACGGGGTTTACATTTTAGCTCTTTTATATTAAGACTACCTTGATAGTTTGAGGAGAAAATATATAACCATAGAAACAAGCATCTACCACCTTTAGGTAAAACTGTTAGAAATTAGTAAACTGGCAGGTTAATAATTCTTCTTCCTcttattttatataaaacacCCTGACGcggtggtaaaaaaaaaaaaacaccacgcTAATGGAGACtgattaaaaaacataaattataaTTAGCTTTATCCTGCTATTAAGATGCAGCAATTTATGATGATCAAGCTTTTAGGGTTGCAACTAAGTAATTATGTTACCCTGAATACAGGAACAACAGATTTCAAGCCAGGCTATTGGGTTGGAGTGAAGTATGATGAGCCCCTGGGGAAGCATGATGGAACGTAAGAGCAACATGATTTATATGTTAATAATGCACATTGTGAATCATACAGGTTGGGTTGTAATTTTGCTGGATTTTGACCCATGTCTCTGCAGAGTTAATGGAAAGCGATACTTCGAATGTGAGATCAAGTACGGTGCATTTGTGAAGCCACTGAGTGTGACTGTGGGAGACTTCCCTGAGGAGGATTATGGTTTGGATGAGATGTAGGACTGTTTGGGTGTCCTGCCCTCCTGCTGTTTTTCATCCAAGCAGCCAGAAATAACGCAGAGTCATTTTTGTTATACCAtatgcttgtttttttgtggtTCTCATGAAAACCTTTAGCCTCAACTTCCATCAATGCAATAGGACAGGAGTGCCTGTCAGGTAGCGCCCTGCTGGTGGATGTGAAAGCGATATGGGAGGCTTATGTTAACAGAATTTGATAAAGGCAAGGGCTTAGTTTGCATATAAGGCAGTCTAATGAAGTTTTGTTCTTTCACTTCATGATTTAATGTTCTTACATTAGTGAATTTGTTTTTCTCAGGCTTTCTAAAAATgggagcttttatttttagacagTTTGGAATTCAACtacatttctttttgtttagtttatgtCGACGTGTACCAAAATGATGATGTATATAACTGTTgatagtttcctgttttctgagctttgttgttttttaaaactgttaaaataaTGGTTTAGTGTGGAGCACTGTCAAAAAAATCAACCCTAACATTATTTGACACTAAAATGGTTATATTGTTGcctgtattttttaaaatagtGTCCATCTGAGTTTCAATTGAAATCAATTACAGTCATTGGTTAAAGTAAGATATTAAAGTTAAATAATTCCAGCTGTCAAGAATTTATGATTGAATTCTTGACTGATACATTCAGTCAATCAAAcaaggcaaataaaaaaagcacagcTGTTAGCTTTTTTTGATTCCCCATCTCACCTTTGTGAAATATATTAAAGCATTCAAGGTTAGATATTTTCTTCTGAACG from Betta splendens chromosome 13, fBetSpl5.4, whole genome shotgun sequence includes:
- the tbcb gene encoding tubulin-folding cofactor B, which gives rise to MMDSGVTVVTNPTVNVRLTSTISSFEVQRRFNRGISIAELKGKLEMVVGASPSCMDLELFSVSDKFLQKMDDNEALLGSYPVDDDCRIHVVDKSGGQMNEFTDVSKVEKFELSDDAYDKKTGTARSFMKKHRIGQFNEEEVAKKKAEHAALEEQQKAAADAISVGSRCQVQVPGQPTKLGTVMYVGTTDFKPGYWVGVKYDEPLGKHDGTVNGKRYFECEIKYGAFVKPLSVTVGDFPEEDYGLDEM